A single window of Plasmodium reichenowi strain SY57 chromosome 14, whole genome shotgun sequence DNA harbors:
- a CDS encoding centrin-2, translated as MADNTAVRRRYEKSFTERPGFTEDEIEEIREAFNLLDTDGTGTIDPKEIKCAMQSLGLDAKNPMIFRMIADLEKDGYSSIDFEEFMEVITSKLGNKDTREGIQRIFNLFDDDKTGSISLKNLKRVAKELGETLTDEELRDMIDRADSKGEGEISFEDFYTIMTKKSFL; from the exons atggcCGATAACACAGCTGTAAGAAGACGTTATGAAAAAAGCTTCACGGAGAGACCAGGATTTACAGAAGATGAAATTGAAGAAATAAGAGAAGCCTTCAACTTGTTAGATACAGATGGAACAg GTACCATTGATCCTAAGGAGATAAAATGCGCTATGCAAAGTTTAGGGTTGGATGCCAAAAATCCCATGATTTTTAGAATGATAGCAGATTTAGAAAAGGACGGTTATTCATCTATAGATTTCGAAGAATTTATGGAAGTCATCACATCAAAATTG gGAAATAAAGATACACGGGAAGGAATACAACGAATATTCAATTTGTTTGACGATGACAAAACGGGAAGTATTTCTTTAaagaatttaaaaagaGTTGCTAAGGAATTAGGAGAAACCTTAACAGATGAAGAATTAAGAGATATGATAGATCGTGCTGACTCAAAAGGAGAAGGAGAAATTTCCTTTGAGGACTTTTATACAATCATGACCAAAAAAAGcttcttataa
- a CDS encoding hypothetical protein (conserved Plasmodium protein, unknown function~part of same gene as PRSY57_1446000B~gap found within coding sequence), which produces MENISVLTNNNMSVKNLNPYNNDEEKQNSDVLNQEKNSTNDLFSSFYEKFNHIFSFIEDTKQNNNYLEDEVDENLIKTLHNLCELFLNYMKNINAFANFKISQQDQELIIHSYENFVRQCKEYNDKPKVKQLENEISNLLDLLFNNTSEAVNTLFSADSFFMDHVENLKLKMSEKNQKIQFENERLKKLELEKQVEQFDESF; this is translated from the exons ATGGAAAACATATCGGTattaacaaataataatatgagtGTAAAAAATTTGAACCCATATAACaatgatgaagaaaaacAGAATAGCGATGTATTAAATCAAGAGAAGAATTCTAcaaatgatttattttcttctttttatgAGAAATTCaatcatatattttcattcaTAGAAGATActaaacaaaataataattatttagaAGATGAAGTTGatgaaaatttaataaaaacattacATAATTTATGTGAGCTTTtcttaaattatatgaaaaatataaatgcTTTTGctaattttaaaataagtCAACAAGACCAAGAACTTATAATTCATTCATATGAAAACTTTGTACGACAATGtaaagaatataatgaCAAACCTAAAGTGAAACAGCTAGAAAATGAAATCTCCAACTTGCTGGATTTGTTATTCAATAATACTTCAG AAGCGGTTAATACCCTTTTTTCGGCGGACTCCTTTTTTATGGACCATGTGGAAAACTTAAAATTgaa AATGAGtgaaaaaaatcaaaaaatcCAATTTGAAAATGAGCGACTAAAAAAATTGGAACTCGAAAAACAGGTTGAACAGTTTGATGAATCTTTT
- a CDS encoding heme detoxification protein, putative produces WLMYNEKREAPEKLRNLLNNDIIVKIEGEFKHCNHSIYLNGSKIIRPNMKCHNGVVHIVDKPIIF; encoded by the coding sequence TGGTTAATGTACAATGAAAAAAGGGAAGCTCCagaaaaattaagaaatttattgaataatgatataatagTAAAAATTGAGGGGGAATTTAAACATTGCAATCATTcgatatatttaaatggttcaaaaattataagaCCAAATATGAAGTGCCACAATGGAGTTGTGCATATAGTAGATAAGCccatcattttttaa
- a CDS encoding hypothetical protein (conserved Plasmodium protein, unknown function~part of same gene as PRSY57_1446000A~gap found within coding sequence) — translation IKTTERNMKTTQLAPLKIVEKCADYIIFEFMTTRNLMRFKVNNYESDNVHIEINPYEENILAYINKNVKKCKDISEISYLIKEAIYLNFLDL, via the exons CATAAAAACAACGGAACGAAATATGAAGACTACTCAGTTAGCTCCTTTAAAAATTGTCGAAAAATGTGCagattatattatattcgAATTTAtg ACAACTCGTAATCTGATGCGTTTCAAAGTTAACAATTATGAATCAGATAATGTACATATAGAAATTAATCcttatgaagaaaatatattagcatatataaataaaaatgtaaaaaaatgtaaGGATATCTCAGAAATAAGCTACTTGATAAAAGAg GCTATATACCTCAATTTTCTAGATCtttaa
- a CDS encoding glutaminyl-peptide cyclotransferase, putative: FIRKALVLTIVIVLLVIVASVFLILHFINSAKEGNIFPYGIGIYTYKVLNTYDHIHDPLVGKHIKNENILNIRRDDKHFPFTQGLFFSNNETLIESTGLYNASYLREFDLLSGKTIRFHNLESKYFGEGTTLVIEPSTFRKFLFVLTYKEKKILVFNYETFELYHTYYNELDGYGLTSNADPLQSKEDLRQNNFPLYQKLWATSGDEYLYELDIPSNLKDTDKLSVVNKQKIKCAGFHIYRVNELEYHPKTKSIFANIFLTDLILQIDVDTATCLKIIDLKGLIERCSNYKQIKNKLETVLNGIAIRPESRQDELPTLLVTGKLWSNIFEITFVRNKDAFAPNVFLKEYYKTIGNKI; the protein is encoded by the exons GTTTATACGTAAGGCGTTGGTTCTTACCATCGTGATTGTGTTATTAGTAATTGTAGCTTCGGTCTTTTTGATActtcattttattaattctGCAAAAGAAGGGAACATATTTCCATATGGTATAGGgatatacacatataaagTGCTGAATACATATGATCATATTCATGACCCTTTAGTAGGAAAACATATAAagaatgaaaatattttgaatataaGAAGAGATGATAAACATTTTCCATTTACCCAAGGATTATTTTTTTCGAATAATGAAACCTTAATTGAATCAACTGGCTTATATAATGCAAGTTATTTAAGAGAGTTTGATTTATTATCTGGAAAAACTATAAGATTTCATAATTTAGAAAGTAAATATTTTGGAGAAGGTACTACACTAGTTATTGAACCCTCTACATTtagaaaatttttatttgtattaacatataaagaaaaaaaaattttagTTTTTAATTATGAAACATTCGAATTATATCATACATATTACAATGAACTTGATGGTTATGGATTGACATCTAATGCCGATCCATTACAATCAAAAGAAGATTTACGacaaaataattttccATTATATCAAAAATTATGGGCAACATCAGGAgatgaatatttatatgaattagATATTCCATCCAACTTAAAAGATACAGATAAATTATCTGTTGttaataaacaaaaaattaaatgtgCTGGTTTCCATATTTATAGAGTTAATGAATTAGAATATCATCCTAAAACCAAATCTATTTTTGCAAATATCTTCCTGACTGATTTAATTTTACAAATAGATGTTGACACAGCAACTTGTTTGAAGATAATTGATTTGAAGGGATTAATAGAACGTTGTAGCAACTAT AAACAAATTAAGAACAAGTTAGAGACCGTACTTAATGGAATTGCCATAAGACCCGAAAGTAGGCAAGATGAATTACCCACCTTGCTAGTTACCGGAAAATTGTGGTCCaatatttttgaaataaCATTTGTAAGAAATAAGGATGCATTTGCTCCgaatgtatttttaaaggaatattataaaacGATAGGTAACAAAATATGA